In the Manduca sexta isolate Smith_Timp_Sample1 unplaced genomic scaffold, JHU_Msex_v1.0 HiC_scaffold_2065, whole genome shotgun sequence genome, one interval contains:
- the LOC115454978 gene encoding COP9 signalosome complex subunit 8 gives MITNFDKLCGDLEKQELEAPNGIASPSTYAQLLAIYLYQNDLCNAKFLWKRIPQNITSSNPEITAIWSVGQKLWKKDLPGTYQTLAAYNWTEPVANIIRALEEKVRERTLNLIGRSYSSISLDTLVSMTGLSRDAALHSCRDRKWTISNDGITINPLPPAQPAPLHTSSEDQLFKLTEFVSFLEN, from the exons ATGAtaacaaattttgataaactTTGTGGAGATCTAGAAAAACAGGAGTTAGAG GCGCCGAATGGTATAGCATCACCGTCGACATACGCTCAACTACTCgccatatatttatatcaaaatgatTT ATGTAATGCGAAATTCCTATGGAAAAGGATACCACAAAACATAACCAGTAGCAATCCTGAAATAACAGCAATTTGGAGTGTTGGTCAAAAGTTATGGAAGAAAGATCTACCCGGAACTTACCAAACACTGGCTGCTTACAACTGGACTGAACCAGTTGCAAATATCATCAGGGCATTAGAAG aaaAAGTCAGAGAAAGGACTTTGAATTTGATTGGCCGCTCCTATAGTTCCATATCACTTGACACATTGGTGTCCATGACCGGGCTCAGTCGGGATGCTGCTCTGCACAGCTGTCGGGACCGGAAATGGACGATAAGTAACGACGGCATCACCATCAATCCACTGCCGCCGGCGCAGCCTGCGCCTCTACATACATCCAGTGAAGACCAACTGTTCAAGCTTACGGAATTTGTCTCATTTTTAGAGAATTAG